A window from Zingiber officinale cultivar Zhangliang chromosome 7A, Zo_v1.1, whole genome shotgun sequence encodes these proteins:
- the LOC121999749 gene encoding PLASTID TRANSCRIPTIONALLY ACTIVE protein 6, chloroplastic-like has product MMSVGERSGDGKSRLQRKKGEEVAALERVDLSGDGESQQEDVEELDNKKDYDIEYDKILGVAPVSSSADSPDDIEIVVVESFVSTQGWESETVVDYRINEEEFHKIRLFHCDFFIRNPPDPDDNVYDFREMYVTPPDTDVYSILKVFATMPQKYIRCAKSNFGSYNVTEPPIDAPRDPLYKTEREIMKGSDKVPFIQSRWLKLTGDEHERVIQPTSAEYDPSRGSEVKPELLTIGIMTPRYSKIEFPTYSGEGDPLSWVKRCENFFTNQRTTEADKVGLAAFHLVGEAQLWFDQIEQE; this is encoded by the exons ATGATGAGCGTGGGGGAGAGGAGTGGCGACGGCAAGAGCAGGTTACAGAGGAAAAAGGGAGAGGAGGTAGCGGCGCTTGAGCGTGTTGATCTGAGCGGCGACGGTGAAA GTCAACAGGAGGATGTCGAGGAGCTAGATAACAAGAAGGACTATGACATCGAGTACGACAAGATACTCGGCGTCGCTCCCGTTTCCTCCTCTGCCGACTCGCCAGACGACATCGAGATAGTCGTCGTCGAGAGCTTCGTGTCCACGCAAGGGTGGGAGTCTGAGACCGTCGTTGACTACCGTATCAACGAGGAGGAGTTCCACAAGATCCGCCTCTTTCACTGTGACTTCTTTATTCGGAACCCGCCCGACCCCGATGACAATGTCTACGACTTCCGAGAG ATGTATGTTACTCCTCCTGACACGGATGTCTACTCAATTCTGAAGGTTTTCGCTACCATGCCTCAAAAG TACATTCGGTGTGCAAAATCAAACTTTGGAAGCTACAATGTCACGGAGCCACCCATAGACGCTCCTAGAGATCCACTGTACAAAACTGAGAGGGAAATTATGAAG GGGAGTGATAAAGTCCCTTTTATACAATCTCGTTGGTTAAAACTTACAGGAGATGAACATGAACGAGTAAT ACAGCCTACCAGCGCAGAGTATGACCCTTCTAGAGGCTCAGAGGTCAAACCTGAATTACTAACCATTGGCATCATGACTCCGCGATACTCAAAGATTGAGTTCCCCACCTATTCTGGAGAAGGGGATCCGCTGAGCTGGGTTAAAAGGTGTGAAAATTTTTTTACCAACCAAAGGACCACAGAGGCTGACAAGGTTGGCCTTGCTGCCTTCCACTTGGTAGGGGAAGCCCAACTTTGGTTTGATCAGATAGAGCAAGAATAG